DNA sequence from the Rhodospirillaceae bacterium genome:
CCCCACGAAGCGAGCCACCCAAGTGTCATACCGTGCATCGCCAAATTATAGGGCTGATAGATCCCGCGCTGTTGTATTTTATCAATCCCAAGATGGCGGCTCCAGATATTGATCGGCATCCCAGCCAGTCCAGAAAGCCCCCCCATGACACCTCCCGTAAGTCCCAAGGCACTCGCAAAGGTCTTGGTTTGTGGAAGCAGTCTCTCGGAAACCCCGATGCTGAGAAATACAACAGCATAGATGACCATAATCGCGCCAATACAAATCTTAAATACGAGTGGGTCAGCCACAGTTAACATCCATGCGCCGAGTGGAACGCCGAATGCGCCGCCGATAATCAATGGCTTTAACCGAACAGGCCGAACCCCCTCGCGCACCGACCAAATACCGATCGCGTGCATGATAAATCCCGTCGCGAGAATAAGCGGCACGGCATCCACCGGATCAAGAATATGAAGCCAGAACGCCCCGGCAATGAGTGCGTCGGCAAAACCAACAGCGCCAACGGCAAAGGCCGCGAGAAAAGCCCCGGCGATGAGAATGATGATCTCAAATTCCATTGAGTAAAAATACCAATCCAACAATCAAGCTTAACCCACTTGCGAGCGCGACCGCCGACTTTTGCCAATCTCGCCACGGCAGAAATTCTAGCGCCAACAAACGCAACCCGCCTGTCAGATGCAGCGCCAACAGGACCACTAAGCCTGCTTCAGCAAGCTTTACCAAGGGGGCTTCCGTCCAGCTGATAAAATTATCGAACCGCGCCGCGTCGGTGACGGTCATCGAAAGCATGTAAAAATGCACCGGCAAGAACAACGCCAGCGCCACCCCTGAAAGCCGGTGCAATATGAACGCCCAATAAGTTGCATGGGCACGGTGAGCGCGATGAGAATTTACGGACTGGTTCATGACCCTAAACTCCATACAGCCGAAGCACGGCTTGCAGGCCCATGATCAACATCAGCACACCAATGGTCCCTGAGATAAATCCCGGCCAACGGCCTTGCATGCCCGTCGCTTCTCGGATGACTGTGCGCAAACCAATCGGTGCGTGCAGAGCCGCCGCGACCACAAAGATGATATAGAAGACCATCCAACCGACGTTGCCTTGAACGCGGCCAACAATTTCAGCGGCGCTTAATCCGTTCTGAGTCGCCATGATGATGACGCCGAGATGCACGATCACCGCAACGGCTAAGACCATCGCGCTCACCCGTTGGATCAACCAGCGTCTTGTATCAACGCGCGAGCTCATAGCTTCCCCTTCAGCAACGCAGACGTCGCCGCACGTTTTAACCCGGCAATGGAGGCCGTGGGGCTCAAATGTTTGGGGCAGCGTTCCTGACACATTTGAGTGGAATGACAGGCATGGCAGCCGGCATCACCTGCGACCGCCTTTAAGCGTTCATCATTGCCGCTATCGCGCACATCGTTGATCAGGGTCCAGGCGCGGTTGAGCGCTGCCGGCCCTAGGTAATCTTTATTCCACGCCACCACATCGCAGGATGAATAACAGACCCCACAGCCAATGCATTCAATGGCGGCGGTCGCTTGTTTACGTTTTTTGTCGGAGGGTTTGACGGTGGCGAATTCGTCATGGCGGGTGGTGGTCGGCTTAAAGTTGCCTTCGGCTTTGGCCCATTTATCGAAGAACTCTCGCATGTCGGTGGCAAGGTCTTTAACCACCGGCAGATTCCGAAGTGGCCCAATTTCAAGCTTGCCGTTTTCGGTCACCAGTCTGGCATGGGTCCTGCACGTCCAGCGCGCCTTACCATTCACCGTCATGGCACAAGAACCACACACACCCACCCGACAGGCGAAACGATAACTCAGGCTCGGGTCAAGCCGACGTTGGA
Encoded proteins:
- a CDS encoding succinate dehydrogenase/fumarate reductase iron-sulfur subunit — its product is MADTLEVSVWRGGENGEYETYTVPSRESQTVLDIVTYIQRRLDPSLSYRFACRVGVCGSCAMTVNGKARWTCRTHARLVTENGKLEIGPLRNLPVVKDLATDMREFFDKWAKAEGNFKPTTTRHDEFATVKPSDKKRKQATAAIECIGCGVCYSSCDVVAWNKDYLGPAALNRAWTLINDVRDSGNDERLKAVAGDAGCHACHSTQMCQERCPKHLSPTASIAGLKRAATSALLKGKL
- a CDS encoding sulfite exporter TauE/SafE family protein gives rise to the protein MEFEIIILIAGAFLAAFAVGAVGFADALIAGAFWLHILDPVDAVPLILATGFIMHAIGIWSVREGVRPVRLKPLIIGGAFGVPLGAWMLTVADPLVFKICIGAIMVIYAVVFLSIGVSERLLPQTKTFASALGLTGGVMGGLSGLAGMPINIWSRHLGIDKIQQRGIYQPYNLAMHGMTLGWLASWG
- the sdhC gene encoding succinate dehydrogenase, cytochrome b556 subunit, with protein sequence MNQSVNSHRAHRAHATYWAFILHRLSGVALALFLPVHFYMLSMTVTDAARFDNFISWTEAPLVKLAEAGLVVLLALHLTGGLRLLALEFLPWRDWQKSAVALASGLSLIVGLVFLLNGI
- a CDS encoding succinate dehydrogenase, whose amino-acid sequence is MSSRVDTRRWLIQRVSAMVLAVAVIVHLGVIIMATQNGLSAAEIVGRVQGNVGWMVFYIIFVVAAALHAPIGLRTVIREATGMQGRWPGFISGTIGVLMLIMGLQAVLRLYGV